The proteins below are encoded in one region of Elgaria multicarinata webbii isolate HBS135686 ecotype San Diego chromosome 8, rElgMul1.1.pri, whole genome shotgun sequence:
- the CHST3 gene encoding carbohydrate sulfotransferase 3, which yields MDKGHKLPHDIWELLHCLRMRSKYAVFLVFVVALVIIEKENNIISRVSDKLKQSPPPPLEADSTDSGLVLPENGSLLSLSELDLAFSQLKSRLQNVTLQLVGTKELLPAPAKVTRKHVLLMATTRTGSSFVGEFFNQQGNIFYLFEPLWHIERTVSFEPGGANAVGSGLVYRDVLKQLFLCDLYTLENFIIPFPEDHLTQFMFRRGSSRSLCEEPVCTPFVKKVFEKYHCKNRRCGPLNMTLAAEACLRKEHMALKVVRIRQLEFLRPLVEDPRLDMRIIQLVRDPRAILASRMVAFSGKYETWKKWASEGAATLNEEEVLRLRGNCESIRLSAELGLRQPAWLRGRYMLVRYEDIARSPLQKAKEMYKFTGITITPQVEEWIQKNTQAPQDSNDIYSTQKNSSEQFEKWRFSIPFKLAQVVQNVCSPAMSLFGYKLASSAEALTNRSVSLLEERRTFWVT from the exons ATGGATAAAGGACACAAGTTACCTCATGACATCTGGGAGCTGCTGCACTGcctgaggatgaggagcaagtaCGCCGTCTTCCTGGTGTTTGTGGTAGCCCTTGTCATAATTGAGAAGGAGAACAACATCATATCCAG GGTGTCAGACAAACTGAAACAGTCTCCGCCACCCCCACTGGAAGCTGACAGCACAGACTCTGGCTTGGTGCTGCCAGAGAATGGTTCCCTCTTGTCCCTTAGTGAGCTGGATTTGGCTTTCTCGCAACTCAAGAGCCGGCTCCAGAACGTCACTCTGCAGCTTGTGGGGACTAAAGAACTGTTGCCAGCTCCAGCTAAGGTGACCCGGAAACATGTGCTCTTAATGGCCACCACCCGCACTGGTTCCTCCTTTGTCGGGGAATTCTTCAACCAACAGGGCAACATTTTCTACCTCTTTGAGCCACTGTGGCACATCGAAAGGACAGTGTCCTTCGAGCCTGGTGGTGCTAATGCGGTGGGGTCAGGCCTTGTCTACAGAGATGTTTTGAAGCAGCTCTTCCTCTGTGACCTCTACACCTTGGAGAACTTCATCATCCCATTCCCAGAGGATCACCTGACTCAGTTCATGTTCCGACGGGGTTCGAGCCGCTCCCTCTGCGAGGAGCCAGTCTGCACGCCTTTTGTCAAGAAGGTCTTTGAGAAGTATCACTGCAAGAACCGCCGCTGCGGTCCCTTAAATATGACTCTGGCCGCAGAAGCCTGCCTGCGCAAGGAACACATGGCACTTAAGGTTGTGCGGATTCGGCAGCTGGAGTTCTTGCGCCCCCTCGTTGAAGACCCTCGTCTGGACATGAGGATCATTCAGTTGGTACGAGATCCCCGGGCAATACTGGCTTCTCGAATGGTTGCTTTCTCGGGTAAGTATGAAACCTGGAAGAAATGGGCCAGTGAAGGGGCAGCAACCCTCAATGAGGAGGAAGTGCTGAGGCTGCGGGGCAACTGTGAGAGCATCCGGCTCTCAGCTGAACTTGGTCTGAGGCAGCCGGCATGGCTACGGGGTCGCTATATGCTGGTCCGCTATGAGGACATTGCCAGGTCGCCCCTCCAAAAGGCGAAGGAGATGTACAAATTCACAGGTATCACCATCACCCCTCAGGTGGAGGAGTGGATCCAGAAGAACACACAGGCTCCTCAGGATAGCAATGACATCTACTCCACCCAGAAAAACTCCTCCGAACAGTTTGAGAAATGGCGGTTCAGCATCCCCTTCAAGCTTGCCCAGGTGGTGCAGAACGTCTGCAGTCCAGCCATGAGCCTGTTTGGCTACAAGCTGGCCAGCAGTGCCGAGGCCCTTACAAACAGGTCTGTCAGTCTGCTGGAGGAGAGGAGGACCTTCTGGGTCACGTAA